A genomic window from Cyprinus carpio isolate SPL01 chromosome B9, ASM1834038v1, whole genome shotgun sequence includes:
- the LOC122138531 gene encoding C-X-C chemokine receptor type 1-like, translating to MDATTPDFIYPDLVTPCPDNMQYINKLALVLVYVTVFCLSLPGNMVVIFVVSCMENRRTSTDVYLMHLAIADLFFALTLPFSAADIHAGHWMFGTFMCKLISGLQEATFYCCVFLLACISVDRYLAIVKATQFLAQKRHLVGIVCALVWVCAFLLSLPIIVNRQAFITGNMGDYICHDNVTAESMDSWRMGLRILHHTLGFFLPLAVMMFCYGFTMCTLCHTRNSQKQKAMRVILSVVLAFIVCWLPFNILELIDTLMRGGKVIETCELRDSIDVALYVTQAMAFAHCAINPILYAFIGKKFRNQLLMSLFKKGLLGRNTMSKYRVGSVNSTGSTRQMSVTL from the coding sequence ATGGATGCTACTACTCCAGATTTCATATACCCTGATTTGGTGACTCCCTGCCCAGACAACATGCAGTATATCAACAAGTTGGCTTTGGTCTTAGTTTATGTTACAGTCTTCTGTCTGAGCTTGCCGGGCAACATGGTGGTGATCTTTGTGGTGAGCTGCATGGAGAACCGCAGGACATCTACTGATGTTTACCTGATGCACCTGGCCATCGCCGACCTGTTCTTTGCTTTAACTCTCCCATTCTCAGCTGCTGACATTCACGCCGGTCACTGGATGTTCGGCACATTTATGTGCAAACTGATTTCAGGCTTACAGGAAGCCACATTTTACTGCTGTGTCTTTCTGCTGGCATGCATTAGCGTTGATCGCTACCTGGCCATCGTGAAAGCAACCCAATTCCTTGCCCAAAAACGCCATCTGGTTGGTATAGTGTGTGCGTTGGTGTGGGTATGTGCCTTTTTGTTGTCCCTGCCCATTATTGTGAATCGCCAGGCCTTTATCACTGGAAATATGGGGGACTATATATGCCATGACAATGTGACCGCAGAAAGCATGGATAGCTGGAGAATGGGTTTGCGGATTCTCCACCACACTTTGGGATTTTTCCTGCCATTAGCCGTCATGATGTTCTGCTACGGTTTCACCATGTGCACGCTTTGCCATACACGCAACAGCCAGAAGCAGAAGGCCATGCGGGTCATCCTGTCTGTCGTGTTGGCTTTTATCGTCTGCTGGTTGCCCTTTAATATCCTAGAGTTAATAGACACCCTGATGCGAGGCGGCAAGGTGATAGAAACGTGTGAGCTGAGGGACAGCATAGACGTGGCCTTGTACGTCACACAGGCAATGGCTTTTGCCCACTGTGCGATAAACCCTATCCTGTATGCCTTTATTGGAAAGAAATTCCGTAACCAGCTTCTGATGTCTCTCTTTAAGAAAGGCCTGTTGGGGAGAAACACAATGTCGAAATATCGAGTGGGATCTGTCAATAGCACTGGAAGCACTAGGCAAATGTCAGTGACTCTGTAG